In Gadus chalcogrammus isolate NIFS_2021 chromosome 13, NIFS_Gcha_1.0, whole genome shotgun sequence, the genomic stretch TCAAAGTTTAGTCTGAACTGCTCTAGGACCAGAAGAGTGACAGTGGCGGGATGACGGCCCCGAGTGACAGCCTGAGTGACAGCCGCGTCAAGACGCTGAACTTCAACGTGGGGGTGCTGGGCCATGTGGACAGCGGCAAGACGTCGCTGGCCCGAGCCCTGAGCAGCATCGCCTCCACGGCCGCATTCGACAAGAACCCGCAGTCCCGGGAGAGAGGCGTCACCCTGGACCTGGGGTTCTCCTCCTTCACGGTGCCCCTCCCGGACCACCTGCGGGTGCCCGGAGACCAGAACGACCAGTGCGACAGTCTCCAGTTCACCCTGGTGGACTGCCCCGGGCACGCCTCGCTGATCCGCACCATCAtcggaggtgaggaggagggaggcaggggtaCGCAGACCTGAGGTCTGTGTCTGGACTACTTGTTGCGTGAGCTGGGCGAGAGAGTCTGAATATAGGTTAATATTATAGATGTATTCGATGATCTTTAAATCCAAAAACCACCTTGTCGCATTGTTtctgtccagcagagggagcggTCGGTTAAAGTCCCTCCACCAAAAGGCATCGCAGTTGTTTTGGAGAAGAAAAAGTAATATTCAATGAATGAATTCGATGAATGAATGCCAAAAGAAATGAAATGATATTGAATTTCAAGATAACAAgatgttttgttattttacgTTGCGTATTCACCTCAGCATGCCGCTGAGGACTGAGGTCAGCTCCGTTCTCTTGGCCCACAGGGGAACTCGTTCTTTACAGCGGGTCGCGTTAGTAAGAGCAACATCATCAGGGCTGGAGAGCTCATGAAAACGATACGGATAAAAAGATTGCAGTGCTGGGCCAGTGGTTAGTTTGATAttgttttatttctctctcacgcacacacgcattatGGCTCACTGGCCATAATGAAAGAGATCTGGTCTGTTAACCCGGCCTGAGCCGGTTCCCGGTGCAGTGCACATGCTGTGgattagggggaggggggggggggggtcgtggagCTTCCCCTCCCGTCCCCAGTGACAGGCGCACAGGAAGGCCGGGGAGccaaggagagagggaagaggggagcaCAGGAAAGGGAGGCTGCCAAAGGCAGGGAAAGAAAAGAAGGCAAGAGGAAAGACAACCAAGTGAGCAGGATCTCTGATTTCAGCCCCCCAGCCctgctgtctccccctctccgacACCCCCACCCCTACGTCTCCCCTCTTGTTCTGTTATTCTTGGGGTAGCTGTCtgaatttgtttattttttttcaccgTTGTCAACCCCTCAGCCGTTACGTCGCTGAACTGGAGTCGTAGAGGTTTCCTACTCAGACTGTTTTGAATTACTTTAAACATCCTATCCGCTTATttgatggaacacacacacacacacacacacacacacacacacacacacacacacacacacacacacacacacacacacacacacacacacacacacacacacacacaccctgagtgGCGGGATAGTTCAGCACTGCGCTGTGTCCAGGGGCCCAGATCATCGACctgatggtgctggtggtggacgtGGTGAAGGGGCTCCAGACGCAGACGGCCGAGTGCCTGCTGATCGGAGAGCTCACCTGCCCCCGCATGGTGGTGGTCCTCAACAAGACCGACCTGCTGCCGCCCACTAAGAGGCAGAGCGCCATCGACAAGATGACCAAGAGGCTGCAGAAGACCCTGGAGAACACCAGGTACGCTGGGTCTGGATGAGGTCCAGGTCCTGGGGGGCCCGGGTCAGGGGGCCTGGGTGTGGTCCTGGGGGCTCACAGGGGTCTGGGACTCGGGGGCCCATGTCTTTGGGCCTGGCTCTGGTCCTGGGGGTCTACAGCGGCCCGGGTCTGGTGGCCCGGGGTGGGTCCTGGGGGCGCGGGTCATGTCCTAGgggcccgggtctggtcctggtgGCTCCCAGGGGCCCGATTGCTCTGAGGCTGATCTGGTTGTGGCTGCACTGCGTCATCATTGGCTGCTGTTCTGGATTCAAACGTTCAGGTTTTGAAGACCCATTTCTGTGGTCTTTGCCGCTCCATCCGGGTGCCTTTTCATTTCTGAAGTCTCGAATGGTTTTGTTGTTAGTGAAAGCTGACGTCCTCcatgctctctcccctcttagATTCAAGGACTGTCCAGTGATCGCTGTCGCAGTGAAGCCTGGAGGCCCAGACGCCCCCGACACAGACGAACCCCAGGGCGTCCCGGAGCTAATGGAGGTAAGTTAACCTAGAGCTGCTATAGGTCAGAGACCTCACACCTAGAGCTGCTATAGGTCAGAGACCTCACACCTAGAGCTGCTGCTATAGGTCAGAGACCTCACACCTAGAGCTGCTATAGGTCAGAGACCTCACACCTAGAGCTGCTATAGGTCAGAGAACTCACACATAGAGCTGCTATAGGTCAGAGACCTCACACCTAGAGCTGCTATAGGTCAGAGACCTCACACCTAGAGCTGCTATAGGTCAGAGACCTCACACCTAGAGCTGCTGCTATAGGTCAGAGACCTCACACCTAGAGCTGCTATAGGTCAGAGACCTCACACCTAGAGCTGCTATAGGTCAAAGACCTCACACCTAGAGCTGCTATAGGTCAGAGACCTCACACCTAGAGCTGCTATAGGTCAGAGACCTCACACCTAGAGCTGCTGCTATAGGTCAGAGACCTCACAGCTAGAGCTGCTATAGGTCAGAGACCTCACACCTAGAGCTGCTGCTATAGGTCAGAGACCTCACACCTAGAGCTGCTGCTATAGGTCAGAGACCTTACACCTAGAGCTGCTATAGGTCTGAGAACTCCCAACTAAAGCTAGAGGGAAGCTAACCTAGAGCTGCTATAGCTGGAGCTGCTAGATGATGAGGACGGGTCTAATATACTGTAGGACTTTATTTAATGTCATGGAAAGCATTTAATTTTCCACCCTAGTGCTGAAGCACTCATTTCTCATTAGCTCATAGCTCATTTCCTGTCCTCGGGGTGTGAATGATTCACGGCAGGGGTGAGCAGACCGGGAGACACCATGTCTTGGGGGAGGGAAAgacatgtatgtgtctgtgttctgtTTGGAGTTCATGGACTCGTGGACAGACTCCTGGACAGACGGACCCAACACCAGCTGGATGTGCTTTTCATTAGCGAAGCTGTTCTGGTGTCTTGGTTCATGTTTGTTCACTCAGGACTCCACAGACCAGCAGTGACCCCGTCTCACTgcatctctctccgtctctctctctctgtctctctctctctgtctgtctgtctgtctgtctgtctgtctgtctgtctgtctgtctgtctgtctgtctgtctgtctctgtctctgtctctgtctctcagctgTTGAAGACCCAGTCCTACCGGCCTGACAGAGACCCCCAGGGCCCCCTGCTGATGGCGGTGGACCACTGCTTCTCCATCCGGGGCCAGGGGACGGTCATGACCGGGACcctcctgcagggggcgctggcGGTCAACGACACCGTGGAGATCCCCACCCTGAAGGTAGGCCGGGACGGGCCGCCCCGCCGCGAGACAGGCCCTCACGGAGCAGGAGACGGGGGAAGTTCACAAGTTGAAAGGaatagtgtggggggggggggggggggggggaggatgtgtcggtgtgtgttcaTGGGGAGGATAAGGAGGACCAGGGTGGATTGGCAGAACGGGAGCCGTTTAATGTAGACCAGATGCAGACGGTCGCTCGCTCGCAGGCTGCAGGCGGCCGGCGCAGCGCTAGTCTCTGTCATCTTCAAATgcaccactaggtggcagcagAGGCCTTACAGAAACCTGCCAAAAAGACCTATTTTTCACAACGGCGTGACTAATAtttgatgtttgtttgtttgattggaTGATTAAGCGAAACATCCAGAACAATACAAGCTTTGTACTgcaaacaataataattagTCTTGAACAACATATCAAATTTATATTACATGAAAGGACAACTAAAATATCTTTCGCTAATCAAGGCTGTATTTTGAATGATCTTTCATAGATATGTGGTCAAAATTATATTATAGGTTGCAGTAACTAAGTTActagaataaatatatacacaatgtaaCAACAAACAAgttgtattcatatttatttagcTTGCTTTGCTAGTCTGTGAAAAAATAACTTATTTGAACTAATGTGGCAGAAGAATGATGACTATGTCATACACATCCCTGTTATCCTTCATATAAAATTTCTTCCTTCAGTCTTTAGCTTACAGCCGAGTTGAAATCAGACTAAATGAATTCAGACGTAAAATATCACCAATATTATCAGTGGTGAATCGGGGCCATTTAgtagaggcttttatccaaatttACTCACAATAATTAAatgtgtcagaagaaagagaaacaacaatatatcgatGTCGGTACAATAacgatgttcatagaacatCAACATCATAGAACATCAACATAGTTAgcgccaagcactaaccatttATAGGTTAACCTATTCCCTGTGTATACAACAAAggcagctaggataagataatACACCTTACTAAGTAcggtttttaagtgccaggacgtaaatcacacaataagtgcatgtgtggggtgtgggggggaggttgtgcagagtccaggtgaaatctgaacaggtgagtcttgctTCCGGCCTGCCGCCCTAAGACAGTGGCcctgtgtgtgccccccccagGTCACCAAGAAGGTGAAGTCCATGCAGATGTTCCGCACGCCGGTGTCCCGGGCGATGCAGGGCGACCGGGTGGGCGTGTGCGTGACGCAGTTCGACCCCAAGCTGCTGGAGCGCGGCGTGGTCTGCACGCCGGGGTCGCTGCGCTCTCTGCACGCCGGCCTCATCTCCGCCCGCAAGATCGGCTACTTCAAGGGCGCCCTCGCCACCCGCGCCAAGTTCCACGTCACCGTGGGCCACGACACCGTCATGGCCAAGGTCACCTTCTTCGGCCtgcccagccccgcccccggccccggcgCCGGCCCCggcgccggccccgcccctctggACGCGCCCTTCAGCTTCGACAGGGAGTACCTGTACCAGGAGAGCTACGTGGAGGGGCCGGGCGGGGGCGCGCCGGACCCCGAGCAGTGGGCCCTGCTGGAGTTCGAGCGGCCGGTCACGTGCCCCGCGCTCTGCCTCGTGATCGGCTCCAAGCTGGACACGGACATCCACGCCAACGCCTGCCGCCTGGCCTTCCAGGGGCGCCTGCTGGAGGGCTTCCAGGACAAGGCCTACGGGGAGAGCGCCCTGCCGCGGCTGCGCATCGCCAAGATGAAGCACAAGGAGGGCCaggtggagagggtgagtgGGGCCCGGTCACTCTCATGGACTGcttttatacagcgcttttctaaccagcggccgctcaaagcgctttgcaatattgcctaacattcacccatccatgcacacgttcacccatccatgcacacatacgggctttgacttttgcccaaaaatcatattc encodes the following:
- the eefsec gene encoding selenocysteine-specific elongation factor produces the protein MTAPSDSLSDSRVKTLNFNVGVLGHVDSGKTSLARALSSIASTAAFDKNPQSRERGVTLDLGFSSFTVPLPDHLRVPGDQNDQCDSLQFTLVDCPGHASLIRTIIGGAQIIDLMVLVVDVVKGLQTQTAECLLIGELTCPRMVVVLNKTDLLPPTKRQSAIDKMTKRLQKTLENTRFKDCPVIAVAVKPGGPDAPDTDEPQGVPELMELLKTQSYRPDRDPQGPLLMAVDHCFSIRGQGTVMTGTLLQGALAVNDTVEIPTLKVTKKVKSMQMFRTPVSRAMQGDRVGVCVTQFDPKLLERGVVCTPGSLRSLHAGLISARKIGYFKGALATRAKFHVTVGHDTVMAKVTFFGLPSPAPGPGAGPGAGPAPLDAPFSFDREYLYQESYVEGPGGGAPDPEQWALLEFERPVTCPALCLVIGSKLDTDIHANACRLAFQGRLLEGFQDKAYGESALPRLRIAKMKHKEGQVERVTDDYTVIGRSLFKKETNMQLFVGLKVALSTGEAGVIEGGFGQSGKYKIRVAEGLRADTKLLLGSGSKKKGKGGGKAEPGQQEEEPRAESHPVSIHLHFKRYVFDPHKKMVQS